The following proteins come from a genomic window of Heyndrickxia acidicola:
- a CDS encoding NADH:flavin oxidoreductase translates to MTDKKILFEKVKLGNVTLDNRVGVAPMTRTSATPEGSATAQMVSYYTKFTRGGFGLIITEGVYPDDKYSQGYLDQPGIINNEQVQAWRKVTDSVHKEGSKIFIQLMHAGALSQGNRFNKTTLGPSPVQPKGEKLSIYGGEGSFPVPKEATKEDIAEVIEGFVKSAVRAKEAGFDGVEIHGANGYILDQFLTDYTNERMDEYGGSTENRVRLLVEVSKAVREAVGNEFTIGIRISQGKVNDYQHKWAGKEKDAEIIFGQLGSAGLDYIHVTEYEAWQPAFSKGEGTVATESAFGDHGASLAALAKKYGGLPVLANGHLEDPARAQEIIEKGEADVVTIGRGALANGDWVKKVKNGKPLEEFVPEKVLSPDAKIKDFEA, encoded by the coding sequence ATGACTGACAAAAAAATTTTATTTGAAAAAGTAAAGCTAGGAAACGTAACATTAGATAACCGTGTTGGTGTTGCTCCCATGACACGCACAAGTGCCACACCTGAAGGATCAGCAACTGCCCAAATGGTATCCTATTACACAAAATTTACCCGCGGCGGATTTGGCCTGATTATTACAGAGGGTGTCTATCCCGATGATAAATATAGTCAAGGATACTTGGACCAACCGGGAATCATTAACAATGAGCAGGTCCAAGCCTGGAGAAAGGTTACCGATTCCGTTCATAAAGAGGGCAGTAAAATCTTTATTCAGTTAATGCACGCTGGAGCCTTGTCACAAGGGAATCGTTTTAATAAGACGACGCTTGGTCCATCCCCCGTTCAACCAAAGGGCGAAAAATTAAGCATTTATGGAGGAGAAGGATCCTTTCCGGTGCCGAAAGAAGCGACAAAAGAAGATATTGCAGAAGTAATTGAAGGTTTTGTAAAATCCGCTGTTCGAGCTAAAGAGGCCGGTTTTGACGGTGTTGAGATTCATGGAGCAAATGGCTACATACTGGATCAATTCCTAACCGATTATACGAATGAAAGAATGGATGAATATGGTGGTTCCACCGAAAATCGTGTCCGTTTGTTAGTAGAAGTATCCAAAGCTGTTCGAGAAGCAGTCGGTAACGAATTTACAATTGGCATCCGTATTTCGCAAGGAAAAGTCAACGACTACCAGCATAAGTGGGCTGGGAAAGAAAAAGATGCGGAAATTATCTTTGGACAATTAGGTAGTGCTGGGCTTGATTATATCCATGTGACAGAATATGAAGCATGGCAGCCTGCTTTCTCTAAAGGTGAAGGAACTGTTGCCACAGAATCAGCCTTTGGTGATCACGGAGCGTCACTCGCAGCCTTAGCAAAAAAATACGGAGGCCTACCTGTATTAGCCAATGGGCACTTGGAGGATCCTGCTAGAGCCCAAGAAATTATTGAAAAGGGAGAGGCTGATGTAGTAACGATCGGTCGGGGGGCCCTTGCGAATGGTGATTGGGTGAAAAAAGTAAAAAACGGTAAACCGTTGGAAGAGTTTGTGCCAGAAAAAGTATTAAGCCCGGATGCAAAAATTAAAGATTTTGAAGCATAA
- a CDS encoding OsmC family protein gives MGNTDVHPYFEKVSVDAKIKTTESEARIKELQEKTHHRCPVYKTLKAAGVDVISNWTRA, from the coding sequence ATGGGAAATACGGATGTTCATCCCTATTTTGAAAAAGTATCAGTTGATGCAAAAATAAAAACTACGGAATCAGAAGCAAGAATCAAAGAATTACAAGAAAAAACACATCATCGTTGCCCCGTTTACAAAACCCTAAAAGCTGCTGGAGTAGACGTGATCTCAAATTGGACAAGAGCGTAA
- a CDS encoding OsmC family protein: MIIDEPTNMGGKDTGANPLGTLLGALAGCENVVTNMVAKEIDFNLKGIEFTFKANLTHEDSWEIRMFIPILKKYQLMQK, from the coding sequence ATGATTATTGATGAACCTACTAACATGGGAGGAAAGGATACTGGTGCAAATCCACTAGGAACACTTTTGGGTGCACTTGCCGGATGTGAAAATGTCGTTACCAATATGGTTGCGAAGGAAATCGATTTCAATTTAAAAGGTATTGAATTTACATTCAAGGCGAACTTGACCCACGAGGATTCATGGGAAATACGGATGTTCATCCCTATTTTGAAAAAGTATCAGTTGATGCAAAAATAA
- a CDS encoding TetR/AcrR family transcriptional regulator translates to MSIHRTVRKHCQNHTVLNGAFTFLLFGSEDCITKSKKSGDDTHAAHVGKGQFYHYFSSKYKLGLAVVGDLIQEWDQQLIAGILQSTDNPKSKLNKMLEWAITFHAGMENKPGCPIGNLAIEMCEHDETFRLKIQPFFDHLIGDRSSFRRYD, encoded by the coding sequence ATGTCTATTCATAGAACCGTACGAAAGCACTGTCAAAACCATACCGTTTTGAACGGTGCTTTTACATTTCTCCTCTTTGGATCAGAGGATTGTATAACTAAGAGTAAGAAATCCGGTGACGATACACATGCTGCTCATGTTGGAAAAGGACAATTTTATCATTACTTTTCCTCAAAATATAAACTCGGACTAGCAGTTGTCGGAGATCTGATTCAAGAGTGGGATCAACAATTAATTGCTGGTATTCTCCAATCAACAGACAATCCGAAATCAAAATTAAACAAGATGCTTGAGTGGGCTATCACTTTTCATGCTGGAATGGAAAACAAACCAGGGTGTCCGATTGGTAACTTAGCAATCGAAATGTGTGAACACGATGAAACCTTTCGTTTAAAGATTCAACCTTTTTTTGATCATTTGATTGGCGATAGAAGCAGTTTTAGACGATATGATTAA
- a CDS encoding type 1 glutamine amidotransferase domain-containing protein yields MANTKRILIVVTNHTKITDDHKTGLWLEEFAVPYNVFKEKGYDVKVTSILGGEVPLDPSSLPAEKNAKWEEAEKELTHTIKLSKEDAQGFDAIFLPGGHGTMYDFPNNETLLYILQQFAEDSRVIGAVCHGPSGLVNATFKNGTPLVKGKNITAFTDDEEREVKLDQHMPFLLETTLREKGGIFSSRSNWTDYSIRDGNLVTGQNPQSSKSTAEKVVDAIEHPA; encoded by the coding sequence ATGGCTAATACAAAACGCATTCTGATTGTGGTGACAAACCATACTAAAATCACCGATGATCATAAAACTGGACTTTGGTTGGAAGAATTTGCTGTACCATATAACGTCTTTAAAGAGAAAGGCTACGACGTGAAAGTCACCAGTATTTTGGGTGGTGAAGTCCCGCTGGATCCAAGCAGTCTGCCCGCTGAAAAGAATGCGAAATGGGAGGAAGCGGAAAAAGAATTAACCCACACTATCAAATTAAGCAAAGAAGACGCCCAAGGGTTCGATGCGATTTTTCTGCCGGGTGGGCACGGAACGATGTATGATTTTCCCAACAATGAAACCTTGCTTTATATTTTGCAACAATTTGCAGAAGATAGCAGGGTCATTGGGGCTGTTTGTCATGGCCCTTCAGGCTTAGTGAATGCCACATTCAAAAATGGAACCCCATTGGTGAAGGGCAAAAACATTACTGCCTTCACCGATGATGAAGAACGGGAAGTCAAATTGGATCAACATATGCCTTTTTTGCTGGAAACTACGCTTCGAGAAAAAGGTGGAATCTTCTCCTCTCGTAGCAATTGGACAGACTACTCGATTCGAGATGGAAACCTAGTAACAGGACAGAATCCGCAGTCCAGTAAAAGTACAGCCGAAAAAGTAGTGGACGCCATCGAACATCCTGCTTAA